From one Sciurus carolinensis chromosome 9, mSciCar1.2, whole genome shotgun sequence genomic stretch:
- the Usp4 gene encoding ubiquitin carboxyl-terminal hydrolase 4 isoform X4, producing MAEGRGCCERPDVETQKSELGALLRTTLQRGAQWYLIDSRWFKQWKKYVGFDSWDMYNVGEHNLFPGPIDNSGLFSDPESQTLKEHLIDELDYVLVPTEAWNKLINWYGCVEGQQPIVRKVVEHGLFVKHCKVEVYLLELKLCENSDPTNVLSCHFSKADTIATIEKEMRKLFNIPAERETRLWNKYMSNTYEQLSKLDNTIQDAGLYQGQVLVIEPQNEDGTWPRQTLQSNA from the exons ATGGCGGAAGGCCGAGGCTGCTGTGAGCGACCGGATGTAGAGACCCAGAAGTCTGAGCTCGGGGCTTTGTTGAGGACCACGCTCCAACGGGGGGCGCAATG gtaTCTTATTGACAGCAGGTGGTTCAAGCAATGGAAGAAGTACGTGGGCTTCGATAGCTGGGATATGTACAATGTGGGTGAACATAACCTGTTTCCTGGACCTATAGATAACTCAGGACTCTTTTCAG atccTGAGAGTCAGACCTTGAAAGAACACTTAATTGATGAACTGGACTATGTCTTGGTCCCAACTGAGGCCtggaataaattaataaattggtATGGCTGTGTGGAGGGCCAACAACCTATTGTCAGAAAA GTTGTGGAGCATGGCCTGTTTGTCAAGCACTGCAAAGTGGAGGTGTATTTGTTGGAACTGAAGCTCTGTGAGAACAGCGACCCCACAAATGTGCTGAGTTGCCATTTCAGCAAAGCAGACACCATTG CAACCATCGAGAAGGAGATGCGGAAGCTGTTCAACATCCCTGCGGAGCGTGAAACACGGCTCTGGAACAAATACATGAGCAACACCTACGAGCAGTTGAGCAAACTAGACAACACTATCCAAGATGCTGGGCTCTACCAGGGTCAG GTGCTAGTAATTGAGCCCCAAAATGAAGATGGCACATGGCCCAGGCAGACCCTGCAGTCGAA